In a single window of the Ancylobacter polymorphus genome:
- a CDS encoding helix-turn-helix domain-containing protein, which yields MAPADSLYERAPTAPPRLAAGPLWHLDAARTCFVGPLTYNAPHQHGAPVFLAGLYGPFGLRLARGDWRRVRTAMIPAGLLHELDVGGEPIGVLYIEPSLAGATSLAALTAGTEESGGAVLGASGECAPLRALWEDAGSPDWAGEALDDLLGFGARQARRALDPRIARIVAGLDATDQAPGVASACARVGLSAHHFQHLFTREIGVPYRRYRAWRRLRRAIAAVAGGSGLTAAAHEAGFCDQAHFTHDFRRTFGAPPSWSLSGVRMSGDPARRRAASQG from the coding sequence ATGGCGCCAGCGGATAGCTTGTACGAACGTGCGCCGACCGCCCCTCCCCGTCTCGCGGCCGGGCCGCTCTGGCATCTCGATGCGGCGCGCACCTGCTTCGTCGGTCCGCTCACCTACAACGCCCCGCACCAGCACGGCGCGCCGGTGTTTCTTGCCGGGCTGTACGGCCCCTTCGGCCTGCGGCTCGCCAGAGGCGACTGGCGCCGGGTGCGCACGGCGATGATTCCGGCCGGCCTTCTGCACGAGCTCGATGTGGGTGGAGAGCCGATCGGCGTGCTCTACATCGAGCCGTCGCTAGCGGGGGCCACCAGCCTTGCGGCTCTGACGGCGGGGACGGAGGAAAGCGGCGGTGCCGTTCTCGGCGCCAGCGGCGAATGCGCGCCGCTGCGCGCGCTCTGGGAGGATGCCGGCAGCCCCGACTGGGCCGGCGAGGCGCTGGACGATCTTCTCGGCTTTGGCGCCCGTCAGGCGCGGCGCGCATTGGATCCTCGCATCGCCCGCATCGTCGCGGGGCTGGACGCGACAGATCAAGCGCCGGGCGTGGCCAGCGCCTGCGCGCGGGTCGGTCTTTCCGCGCACCATTTCCAGCATCTGTTCACGCGGGAAATTGGCGTGCCCTACCGCCGCTACCGGGCGTGGCGGCGCCTGAGGCGGGCGATCGCGGCGGTGGCGGGCGGCAGCGGCCTGACCGCCGCCGCCCATGAGGCCGGCTTCTGCGACCAGGCGCATTTCACCCACGATTTCCGCCGCACCTTCGGCGCGCCGCCCTCGTGGAGTCTGAGCGGCGTGCGGATGTCTGGCGACCCAGCACGGCGGCGGGCCGCCAGTCAGGGGTGA
- a CDS encoding MBL fold metallo-hydrolase, giving the protein MRRLSPLPARRQLAFSRRQTLAAALGLLAAPAVLRAFPALAAAPELGPSTPTFQRFRLGGFEVTSLLDASVMIDGPWPIVGEDRLAGEVEALMAANLLPERRFRPGFSPTLVNTGRELVLFDAGNGANGFVPPPAGGQLVKSLVAAGYAPEQVDVVVITHAHPDHVGGLMNEGKPTFPNARYVIGATEFDFWKSDRPLAAPKESNEYGSAVLFRSHVLPLADKTSFLAADGEVLPGIRAVAAHGHTPGHLAFHVESQGKRLLVWGDCAHHEVASLARPDWHALFDQDKVAGAATRRKIYDMVSTDRVLVAAYHTSFPSLGYVERQGEGYRWLPLTYQLEP; this is encoded by the coding sequence ATGCGCCGCTTGTCTCCGCTTCCCGCGCGCCGTCAGCTCGCATTCTCGCGCCGCCAGACGCTCGCCGCCGCGCTCGGCCTCCTTGCCGCCCCGGCCGTGCTGCGGGCGTTTCCAGCCTTGGCGGCCGCGCCGGAGCTGGGGCCGTCGACCCCAACTTTCCAGCGCTTCCGGCTCGGCGGGTTCGAGGTGACCAGCCTGCTCGACGCCAGCGTGATGATTGACGGGCCGTGGCCCATCGTCGGCGAGGACCGGCTCGCGGGCGAGGTCGAAGCGCTGATGGCGGCGAACCTTCTGCCCGAAAGGCGTTTCCGCCCCGGCTTCTCCCCCACGCTGGTCAACACGGGCCGCGAACTGGTGCTGTTTGACGCCGGCAATGGCGCCAACGGCTTCGTCCCGCCCCCTGCGGGCGGTCAGCTGGTGAAGTCGCTCGTCGCCGCAGGCTATGCTCCGGAGCAGGTGGATGTCGTTGTGATCACCCACGCCCATCCCGACCATGTCGGCGGGCTGATGAACGAGGGTAAGCCGACCTTCCCGAACGCCCGCTATGTCATCGGCGCCACCGAATTCGATTTCTGGAAGAGCGACAGGCCGCTGGCGGCGCCGAAGGAGAGCAACGAATACGGCTCCGCCGTCCTGTTTCGCTCACATGTTCTGCCGCTGGCCGACAAGACGAGTTTCCTTGCGGCGGACGGTGAGGTGCTGCCCGGCATTCGCGCGGTGGCGGCGCATGGGCACACGCCGGGGCATCTCGCCTTCCATGTCGAAAGCCAGGGCAAGCGCCTTCTGGTGTGGGGTGACTGCGCCCATCACGAGGTCGCCTCGCTGGCGCGGCCGGACTGGCACGCGCTGTTCGATCAGGACAAGGTGGCGGGCGCCGCCACGCGGCGGAAAATCTACGACATGGTGTCGACAGACCGCGTGCTGGTGGCCGCCTATCACACCTCCTTCCCCTCGCTCGGCTATGTCGAGCGGCAGGGCGAGGGGTATCGCTGGCTGCCGCTCACCTATCAGCTTGAGCCCTAG
- a CDS encoding tautomerase family protein, translated as MPMIQIKYATPTAAAGLDAALAARASQLAQQRLGKDPALTAVLVERADPAHWFCAGRSLAEAGLSGFWLDIRVTEGTNTKDEKAAFIAETFAAFSDMLGPLHAESYVHVVEARGDAYGYAGLTQERRYIAARSA; from the coding sequence ATGCCCATGATCCAGATAAAGTACGCGACTCCCACCGCCGCCGCCGGGCTGGACGCCGCCCTCGCCGCCCGCGCGTCGCAGCTTGCGCAGCAGCGGCTAGGAAAGGACCCGGCACTCACCGCGGTGCTAGTGGAGCGCGCCGACCCCGCGCATTGGTTCTGTGCGGGGCGCAGCCTCGCCGAAGCCGGCCTGTCCGGCTTCTGGCTCGATATCCGCGTGACTGAGGGGACCAACACCAAGGACGAGAAGGCGGCCTTCATCGCCGAGACCTTCGCCGCCTTCAGCGACATGCTCGGCCCCCTTCATGCGGAAAGCTATGTGCATGTGGTGGAAGCGCGCGGCGACGCCTATGGCTATGCCGGCCTGACCCAGGAACGGCGCTACATCGCCGCCCGGTCCGCCTAG
- a CDS encoding LysR family transcriptional regulator produces MNERPLDLELVRAFVHVAELSSFTRAAEALGGTQAGVSLKLRKLEDRLGRTLLERTPRLVRLTADGAAFLERARRLLAADREARLWEVAPPQRLRLGISDHVTGDTLPGLLRRLAAASPGLVFDIRMGFSRLLLDAFDAGDLDAVVVRREGNRRDGQMLRQDRYGWFAGAGWRADDGRLPLALLAAPCGVRAAVIAALDSAAIGWREAFTGGSVSSVGAAVAAGLAVAPMATHLAPAGSVEVGPALNLPALPSATVMLVARAGDALAKTALRELAAFLRA; encoded by the coding sequence ATGAATGAGCGTCCTCTCGACCTCGAACTTGTCCGCGCCTTTGTCCATGTCGCCGAGCTGTCCAGCTTCACCCGCGCGGCGGAGGCGCTGGGCGGCACGCAGGCAGGGGTGAGTCTGAAGCTGCGCAAGCTGGAAGACCGGCTCGGCCGCACCCTGCTGGAGCGCACGCCGCGCCTGGTCCGTCTCACCGCAGATGGGGCGGCGTTTCTGGAGCGGGCGCGCCGCCTGCTGGCGGCCGATCGCGAAGCGCGGCTGTGGGAGGTGGCGCCGCCGCAGCGTCTACGACTTGGCATCAGCGATCATGTCACCGGCGACACGCTGCCCGGCCTGTTGCGGCGGCTGGCGGCGGCGAGCCCCGGCCTCGTCTTCGACATCCGCATGGGCTTTTCGCGGCTCCTGCTGGATGCCTTCGACGCCGGCGATCTCGACGCCGTCGTGGTCCGGCGCGAGGGCAACCGACGCGACGGTCAGATGCTACGGCAGGACCGCTATGGCTGGTTTGCTGGCGCCGGCTGGCGCGCCGATGACGGCCGTCTGCCGCTCGCCCTGCTGGCGGCGCCCTGCGGTGTGCGCGCGGCCGTGATCGCCGCGCTCGATTCGGCCGCGATTGGCTGGCGCGAAGCCTTCACGGGCGGCAGTGTGTCCTCCGTCGGCGCGGCGGTGGCGGCGGGGCTCGCGGTCGCCCCCATGGCGACCCATCTCGCGCCAGCGGGCAGCGTCGAGGTCGGCCCGGCGTTGAATCTGCCCGCTCTGCCGTCCGCGACCGTCATGCTGGTCGCCCGCGCGGGCGATGCGCTGGCGAAAACCGCGCTGCGCGAACTTGCCGCCTTCCTGCGGGCGTGA
- the irrA gene encoding iron response transcriptional regulator IrrA, which produces MSEVFRPQNVAFSRMVVEEDGPVLPVAKLRDGAGRTGCPFHDVRHMLRDVGLRPTRQRLALGWLLFAKGDRHVSAEILHEEAIKARFPVSLATVYNTLHQFTEVGLLRELAVDGSKTYFDTNPSDHHHFFLEGENNLVDIPSASVEVERIPEPPEGYEVARVDVVVRLRPKRRS; this is translated from the coding sequence ATGAGCGAAGTTTTTCGCCCCCAGAACGTAGCCTTCTCCCGCATGGTGGTGGAAGAGGACGGCCCCGTGCTGCCGGTCGCCAAGCTGCGTGACGGCGCGGGCCGCACCGGCTGCCCGTTCCACGATGTGCGCCACATGCTGCGCGATGTCGGCCTGCGCCCCACCCGCCAGCGCCTCGCGCTCGGCTGGCTGCTCTTCGCCAAGGGCGACCGCCACGTCTCGGCGGAAATCCTGCACGAAGAGGCGATCAAGGCGCGCTTCCCGGTGTCGCTCGCCACCGTCTACAACACGCTGCACCAGTTTACCGAGGTCGGCCTGCTGCGCGAGCTGGCGGTGGACGGCTCGAAGACCTATTTCGACACCAACCCGTCGGACCACCATCACTTCTTCCTCGAAGGCGAGAACAACCTCGTCGACATTCCCAGCGCCTCGGTCGAGGTGGAGCGGATCCCCGAGCCGCCGGAAGGTTATGAGGTCGCGCGTGTCGACGTGGTGGTGCGCCTGCGCCCCAAGCGCCGCTCCTGA
- the fabA gene encoding 3-hydroxyacyl-[acyl-carrier-protein] dehydratase FabA, translated as MVERQTSFTYEELLACGRGELFGPGNAQLPAPPMLMFDRITEISEDGGPNGKGHVRAELDIKPDLWFFGCHFIGDPVMPGCLGLDALWQLVGFHLGWLGSPGRGRALGAGEIKFSGQVLPTVKKVVYGIDFKRVMRSKLVLGIADGWLEADGEVIYRASDLKVGLFQS; from the coding sequence ATGGTCGAGCGGCAGACGAGCTTCACTTACGAGGAACTGCTCGCGTGCGGGCGCGGAGAGCTTTTCGGGCCGGGCAACGCGCAGCTTCCCGCTCCGCCCATGCTGATGTTCGACCGCATCACCGAGATTTCCGAGGATGGCGGCCCCAATGGCAAGGGGCATGTGCGGGCCGAACTCGACATCAAGCCCGACCTCTGGTTCTTCGGCTGCCACTTCATCGGCGATCCGGTCATGCCCGGCTGCCTCGGCCTCGATGCGCTGTGGCAGCTGGTCGGCTTCCATCTCGGCTGGCTCGGTTCTCCCGGCCGCGGGCGGGCGCTGGGCGCGGGCGAGATCAAGTTCTCCGGTCAGGTGCTGCCCACGGTGAAGAAGGTCGTGTACGGCATCGACTTCAAGCGCGTGATGCGTTCCAAGCTGGTGCTCGGCATTGCCGATGGCTGGTTGGAAGCCGATGGCGAGGTGATCTATCGCGCGAGCGACCTGAAGGTCGGCCTGTTCCAGTCCTGA
- the fabB gene encoding beta-ketoacyl-ACP synthase I: MRRVVVTGMGIVSSIGNSTQEVLASLREGKSGIRRADAYAELGFRSQVHGAPQLDASEVVDRRAMRFHGGGTAWNHVAMDQAIRDAGLEEHEISNERTGLIMGSGGSSTRTIVEAADITRKNTSPKRVGPFAVPKAMGSTASATLSTWFKIKGLSYSISAACATTNICIGNAAEMIQYGKQDIMFAGGCEDLDWTLSCLFDAMGAMSSDYNDRPAVASRPYDKNRDGFVISGGAGVLVLEELEHAKARGARIYAEIIGYGATSDGADMVAPSGEGAARAMKLALSGVKGGIDYINPHATSTPIGDLKEIEAIRAVFGDKAPPISATKSLTGHSQGATGVHEAIYSILMMQNGFISASAHIDEIDPAFADMPIVRERVDNARLERVLSNGFGFGGANAVLVFQHPEA; the protein is encoded by the coding sequence ATGCGCCGTGTTGTTGTAACCGGAATGGGCATCGTCTCGTCCATAGGCAACTCCACCCAGGAGGTGCTGGCCTCCCTGCGCGAGGGCAAGAGCGGCATCCGCCGGGCCGACGCCTATGCCGAACTCGGCTTCCGCAGCCAGGTGCATGGCGCGCCCCAGCTCGACGCCAGCGAGGTGGTCGACCGCCGGGCCATGCGCTTCCACGGCGGCGGCACGGCGTGGAACCATGTCGCCATGGATCAGGCGATCCGCGATGCGGGCCTCGAAGAGCACGAGATTTCCAACGAGCGCACCGGGCTCATCATGGGCTCGGGCGGGTCGTCCACCCGCACCATCGTCGAGGCGGCGGACATCACCCGCAAGAACACCAGCCCCAAGCGCGTCGGCCCCTTCGCCGTGCCGAAGGCGATGGGCTCGACCGCTTCCGCGACGCTTTCCACCTGGTTCAAGATCAAGGGGCTGAGCTATTCGATCTCGGCCGCCTGCGCGACCACCAATATCTGCATCGGCAACGCCGCCGAGATGATCCAGTACGGCAAGCAGGACATCATGTTCGCCGGCGGCTGCGAGGATCTCGACTGGACGCTCTCCTGCCTGTTCGACGCCATGGGCGCCATGTCGTCGGATTATAATGACCGCCCGGCGGTCGCCTCGCGCCCCTATGACAAGAATCGCGACGGCTTTGTCATCTCCGGCGGCGCCGGCGTGCTGGTGCTGGAAGAGTTGGAGCATGCCAAGGCACGCGGCGCGCGCATCTATGCCGAGATCATCGGCTATGGCGCGACCTCGGACGGCGCCGACATGGTCGCCCCTTCCGGCGAGGGCGCGGCCCGCGCCATGAAGCTGGCCCTCTCCGGCGTGAAGGGCGGCATCGACTATATCAACCCGCACGCCACCTCGACCCCCATCGGCGATCTCAAGGAGATCGAGGCGATCCGCGCCGTGTTCGGCGACAAGGCGCCGCCGATCTCGGCCACCAAGTCGCTCACCGGCCATTCGCAGGGCGCGACCGGCGTGCATGAGGCGATCTACTCCATCCTGATGATGCAGAACGGCTTCATCTCGGCGAGCGCCCATATTGACGAAATCGACCCGGCCTTCGCCGACATGCCGATCGTGCGCGAGCGCGTCGACAATGCGCGGCTGGAGCGGGTGCTTTCCAACGGCTTCGGCTTCGGCGGAGCCAATGCGGTGCTGGTGTTCCAGCATCCCGAGGCGTGA
- the fabI gene encoding enoyl-ACP reductase FabI, with amino-acid sequence MSLTQGTSPQGNLMQGKRGLIMGVANDHSIAWGIARTLAAQGAELAFTYQGEALGRRVRPLAESLGSDTLLACDVEDLASVDAVFAALKEKWGKLDFLVHAIGFSDKNELKGLYADTTRANFTRTMVISCFSFTELAKRAAPLMTEGGSLITLTYGGSTRVMPNYNVMGVAKAALEASVRYLAADYGPQGVRVNAISAGPIRTLAGAGIADARLMFNYQKRHAPLRRTVSIDEVGGAALYLLSDLSTGVTGEVHFVDSGYNIISMPHPDALKTIEDAVERATGEAAE; translated from the coding sequence ATGAGCCTGACGCAGGGCACTTCCCCTCAGGGCAACCTGATGCAGGGCAAACGCGGCCTCATCATGGGTGTCGCCAACGATCATTCCATCGCCTGGGGCATCGCCCGGACGCTGGCGGCGCAGGGGGCGGAACTCGCCTTCACCTATCAGGGCGAGGCGCTCGGGCGCCGCGTGAGGCCGCTGGCCGAGAGCCTCGGCAGCGACACGCTGCTCGCCTGCGATGTCGAGGATCTGGCTTCGGTCGACGCGGTGTTCGCGGCGCTGAAGGAGAAGTGGGGCAAGCTCGACTTTCTCGTGCACGCCATCGGCTTTTCCGACAAGAACGAGCTGAAAGGCCTCTATGCCGACACCACGCGGGCGAACTTCACCCGCACCATGGTGATTTCCTGCTTCTCCTTCACCGAGCTCGCCAAGCGCGCGGCGCCGCTGATGACGGAAGGCGGTTCGCTCATCACGCTCACCTATGGTGGCTCGACGCGGGTGATGCCGAATTACAATGTGATGGGCGTGGCCAAGGCGGCGCTGGAGGCGAGCGTGCGCTACCTCGCCGCCGATTACGGGCCGCAGGGCGTGCGGGTGAACGCGATTTCCGCCGGCCCGATCCGCACCTTGGCGGGCGCCGGCATCGCCGATGCCCGGCTGATGTTCAACTATCAGAAGCGCCACGCCCCGCTGCGCCGCACCGTCTCCATCGACGAGGTCGGCGGCGCCGCTCTGTACCTGCTCTCGGACCTTTCGACCGGCGTGACCGGCGAGGTGCATTTCGTCGATTCCGGCTACAACATCATCTCGATGCCGCACCCGGACGCGCTGAAGACCATTGAGGACGCCGTCGAGCGTGCGACCGGCGAGGCCGCCGAGTAG
- a CDS encoding prephenate dehydratase produces MTTRRTIVFQGEPGANSHIACREVYPTHEAVPCATFEDAFAALQNGEADLGMIPIENSVAGRVADIHHLMPTSGLTIIGEFFLPLSHQLMAVPGATLATVKSAESHVMALGQCRNIIRKLGLKAIVGADTAGSARLVAEAQDPSRAAIASRLAAEIYGLDIIAENIEDEAHNTTRFVILAKDGDWAPANNGPTVTTFVFRVRNVPAALYKAMGGFATNGVNMTKLESYQLDGEFFATQFYADVDGHPEDANLKLALEELSFFSKEVRILGVYPAHPYRVALRA; encoded by the coding sequence ATGACGACCCGCCGCACCATCGTCTTCCAGGGCGAGCCGGGCGCGAACTCGCATATCGCCTGCCGCGAGGTCTATCCCACCCACGAGGCCGTGCCCTGCGCCACCTTCGAGGACGCTTTCGCTGCGCTGCAGAATGGCGAGGCCGATCTCGGCATGATCCCGATCGAGAATTCGGTCGCCGGGCGGGTGGCGGATATTCACCACCTGATGCCGACGTCCGGCCTCACCATCATCGGCGAGTTCTTCCTGCCGCTCTCCCATCAGCTTATGGCCGTTCCCGGCGCCACGCTGGCGACGGTCAAGTCGGCGGAGAGCCATGTGATGGCGCTCGGCCAATGCCGCAACATCATCCGCAAGCTCGGGCTGAAGGCCATTGTCGGCGCCGACACCGCCGGCTCGGCCCGGCTGGTGGCGGAAGCGCAGGACCCGAGCCGCGCCGCCATCGCCTCCCGCCTCGCGGCGGAGATCTACGGGCTGGATATCATCGCCGAGAACATCGAGGACGAGGCGCACAACACAACCCGCTTCGTCATCCTCGCCAAGGATGGCGACTGGGCGCCGGCCAATAACGGACCGACCGTCACCACCTTCGTGTTCCGGGTGCGCAACGTGCCGGCGGCGCTGTACAAGGCGATGGGCGGCTTCGCCACCAATGGCGTGAACATGACCAAGCTGGAATCCTACCAGCTCGACGGCGAGTTCTTCGCCACCCAGTTCTATGCCGATGTCGATGGCCACCCCGAGGACGCCAATCTCAAGCTGGCGCTGGAGGAACTGTCGTTCTTCTCCAAGGAAGTGCGCATTCTCGGCGTCTATCCCGCCCACCCCTACCGCGTGGCGCTGCGGGCCTGA
- a CDS encoding 3-deoxy-manno-octulosonate cytidylyltransferase codes for MSSQDTVILIPARMASTRLPGKPLADLGGRPMIVEVARRSAAAQIGRVVVATDDEGVRAAVEKAGFEVAMTRADHASGSDRIFEALGRIDPAGRVARIVNVQGDLPTIDPALIRAALDLLDDPAVDIGTLAAEITEAGERTNPNVVKAVGSPLSATRLRALYFTRATAPYGEGPLFHHIGLYAYRRRALERFVALPPSALESREKLEQLRALEAGMRIDVAIVDTVPLGVDTPDDLEKARLMLAREST; via the coding sequence ATGTCCTCGCAGGACACAGTTATTCTTATTCCAGCCCGCATGGCTTCGACCCGGCTGCCGGGAAAGCCGCTCGCCGATCTCGGTGGCCGCCCGATGATCGTCGAGGTGGCGCGGCGTTCCGCCGCGGCGCAGATCGGCCGCGTGGTGGTGGCGACCGACGATGAGGGCGTGCGCGCCGCCGTGGAGAAGGCCGGCTTCGAAGTGGCGATGACCCGCGCCGACCATGCCAGCGGCTCGGACCGAATCTTCGAGGCGCTCGGGCGCATCGATCCGGCAGGCCGGGTGGCCCGCATCGTCAATGTGCAGGGCGACCTGCCGACCATCGACCCCGCGCTCATCCGTGCCGCGCTCGACCTGCTCGACGATCCGGCTGTGGATATCGGCACGCTGGCCGCCGAGATCACCGAAGCGGGCGAACGCACCAACCCGAATGTGGTGAAGGCGGTGGGCAGCCCGCTCAGCGCCACACGGCTGCGCGCCCTCTATTTCACCCGCGCCACCGCCCCCTATGGCGAGGGTCCGCTGTTCCACCATATCGGCCTCTATGCCTATCGGCGCCGCGCCCTTGAGCGCTTCGTCGCCCTGCCGCCCTCCGCGCTGGAGAGCCGCGAGAAGCTGGAGCAACTGCGCGCGCTGGAAGCCGGCATGCGGATCGATGTCGCCATCGTCGACACCGTGCCGCTCGGTGTCGACACGCCGGACGATCTCGAAAAGGCGCGCCTCATGCTCGCGCGCGAATCAACGTGA
- a CDS encoding c-type cytochrome, with product MDSFELNKVAGAVLGVLTFTLGLNVFADILFSSHGPEKAGYEIAVQEEMTGEAQAAPAAVPLAQLLAAASPEKGEAQAKKCAACHNFVEGAGAKVGPDLYGIVGRPVGGVEGFAYSAAMKAHGGNWTFQDLSDFIKNPKADIPGTAMGFAGIAKDTDRADLIAYLNTLSHSPLPLPSPEATPAAAEPAATQPASGETGGNVPPPAGSAAPATTVPAPATPAPEATPAPAAPAPAAPAPEAAPAPAAPAAPAPAETAPAQPAPAAPATP from the coding sequence ATGGACAGCTTCGAGCTGAACAAGGTTGCTGGTGCGGTCCTGGGCGTGCTCACGTTCACGCTCGGTCTGAATGTGTTCGCCGACATTCTGTTCTCCAGCCACGGGCCTGAGAAGGCCGGCTACGAGATCGCCGTGCAGGAGGAAATGACCGGCGAGGCGCAGGCCGCGCCGGCCGCGGTTCCGCTCGCGCAGCTGCTCGCCGCCGCCAGCCCGGAGAAGGGCGAGGCCCAGGCCAAGAAGTGCGCCGCCTGCCACAATTTCGTGGAAGGCGCCGGCGCCAAGGTCGGCCCGGATCTCTATGGCATCGTCGGCCGCCCGGTCGGTGGCGTCGAGGGCTTCGCCTATTCCGCGGCGATGAAGGCCCATGGCGGCAACTGGACGTTCCAGGACCTCAGCGACTTCATCAAGAATCCGAAGGCCGACATTCCCGGCACGGCGATGGGCTTTGCCGGTATCGCCAAGGACACCGATCGCGCCGACCTGATCGCCTATCTCAACACGCTCTCGCACAGCCCGCTGCCGCTGCCCTCGCCGGAAGCGACTCCTGCCGCTGCCGAGCCCGCCGCCACCCAGCCGGCTTCCGGCGAGACGGGCGGCAACGTGCCGCCGCCCGCTGGCTCCGCCGCGCCGGCGACCACCGTTCCCGCGCCCGCCACTCCGGCGCCTGAGGCGACCCCGGCTCCGGCCGCTCCGGCCCCGGCTGCTCCTGCACCCGAAGCGGCCCCTGCGCCCGCGGCTCCGGCGGCCCCCGCTCCGGCGGAAACGGCTCCGGCCCAGCCCGCTCCGGCGGCGCCGGCCACGCCCTGA
- a CDS encoding extracellular solute-binding protein produces the protein MTRSLAVALLGIGLAGPALAQEAAPAAPATSTASAGEWKHGLSLMGEPKYPADFKHFDYVNPDAPKTGLVRQSVDGTFDSLNDIIPRGAAAAGLHLIYDTLMSPASDEVATEYGLIAESVRYPADFSSVTYRLRPEAKWHDGQPITAEDVVWSFEQMTKNNPRQAYYYSHVKGAAVTGEREVTFTFDQAGNRELPQIVGQLRIMPKHWWTANGPDGKPRDISQGTLEVPLGSGPYKVKQVQPGRSISFERVPDYWGKDLPVNIGTNNFAEQRYEYFRDSTVELEAFKGDQYDFRIESSAKDWATAYNFPAVKEGKVILEEFPNRSFGSMQAFIPNLRREKFQDQRVRRALNFALDFEGMNRTLFFGQYKRTSSYFQNTELASSGLPTGKELEILESVRDKIPESVFTKPYENPPSGSEGIRRSNLREAAQLLRAAGYDVKDGKLVNAKGEPFTLEILIGNPAFERVALFYKPSLERLGITVTVRQVDSSQYINRLRARDYDMIIAGWGQSLSPGNEQRDFWGSSAADRAGSGNHAGIKDPGIDALIEKVIYAKDREELVAATHALDRVLLAHDYVIPSWTYPNTRTARWNRFSHPEKMPEYGGDAFPAIWWWDAEKAAKTGAAR, from the coding sequence ATGACCCGGTCGCTCGCCGTCGCCCTTCTCGGCATCGGTCTCGCCGGTCCGGCGCTGGCGCAGGAGGCGGCACCTGCCGCCCCCGCCACATCGACGGCAAGTGCCGGCGAGTGGAAGCACGGCCTCTCCCTGATGGGCGAGCCGAAATACCCGGCCGACTTCAAGCATTTCGACTATGTGAACCCCGACGCGCCGAAGACTGGCCTCGTGAGGCAGTCCGTCGACGGCACCTTCGATTCGCTGAACGACATCATTCCACGTGGCGCGGCGGCGGCTGGGCTGCACCTCATCTACGACACGCTGATGAGCCCGGCCTCTGACGAGGTGGCCACGGAATACGGCCTGATCGCCGAGAGTGTGCGCTATCCCGCTGACTTCTCGTCCGTCACCTATCGCCTGCGCCCGGAGGCGAAATGGCATGACGGCCAGCCGATCACCGCCGAGGATGTGGTGTGGTCGTTCGAGCAGATGACCAAGAACAACCCCCGCCAAGCCTATTACTACAGCCATGTGAAGGGCGCCGCCGTTACCGGCGAGCGTGAGGTGACCTTCACCTTCGATCAGGCGGGCAACCGTGAACTGCCGCAGATCGTCGGCCAGCTGCGCATCATGCCCAAGCACTGGTGGACGGCGAATGGTCCGGACGGCAAGCCGCGCGACATCAGCCAGGGCACGCTGGAAGTGCCGCTCGGCTCGGGCCCCTATAAGGTCAAGCAGGTGCAGCCGGGCCGTTCCATCTCCTTCGAGCGCGTGCCGGATTATTGGGGCAAGGACCTGCCGGTGAATATCGGTACCAATAATTTCGCCGAGCAGCGCTACGAGTATTTCCGCGATTCAACGGTGGAACTCGAAGCCTTCAAGGGCGACCAATATGATTTCCGCATCGAGTCCTCGGCCAAGGACTGGGCCACTGCCTATAATTTTCCGGCGGTGAAGGAAGGCAAGGTCATCCTCGAGGAGTTCCCCAACCGTTCCTTCGGTTCGATGCAGGCCTTCATCCCCAATCTGCGGCGCGAGAAGTTCCAGGACCAGCGGGTGCGGCGGGCGCTGAACTTTGCGCTCGATTTCGAGGGCATGAACCGCACGTTGTTCTTCGGTCAGTACAAGCGCACCTCGAGCTATTTCCAGAACACCGAGCTCGCCTCTTCGGGCCTGCCGACAGGCAAGGAGCTGGAGATTCTGGAGAGCGTCCGCGACAAGATCCCTGAAAGCGTCTTCACCAAGCCTTATGAGAACCCGCCCTCGGGCAGCGAGGGTATTCGCCGCTCCAATCTGCGCGAGGCGGCGCAGCTTCTGCGTGCGGCCGGCTATGACGTGAAGGACGGCAAGCTGGTGAACGCCAAGGGCGAGCCCTTCACGCTTGAGATTCTGATCGGCAACCCGGCCTTCGAGCGCGTCGCCCTGTTCTACAAGCCGTCGCTGGAACGGCTCGGGATCACCGTCACCGTCCGTCAGGTCGATTCCTCCCAATACATCAACCGCCTGCGTGCCCGCGACTACGACATGATCATCGCCGGCTGGGGACAGTCGCTCTCGCCCGGCAATGAGCAGCGCGACTTCTGGGGTTCCAGCGCCGCTGACCGTGCGGGATCGGGCAACCATGCCGGCATCAAGGACCCCGGCATCGACGCCCTGATCGAGAAGGTGATTTACGCCAAGGACCGCGAGGAACTCGTCGCCGCGACCCATGCGCTCGACCGGGTGCTGCTGGCGCATGACTATGTGATCCCGAGCTGGACCTACCCCAACACCCGCACAGCACGCTGGAACCGCTTCAGCCATCCCGAGAAGATGCCGGAATATGGCGGCGACGCCTTCCCGGCCATCTGGTGGTGGGACGCGGAGAAGGCGGCCAAGACCGGGGCGGCACGATGA